Proteins co-encoded in one Fibrobacter sp. genomic window:
- a CDS encoding pyruvate dehydrogenase complex E1 component subunit beta gives MIMSVREALRRALDEEMARDENVVLIGEEVAQYHGAYKVSQGLLEKYGPLRVIDTPISEEGFTGVGIGAAMAGLRPVVEWMTLNFSLQALDQTYNNASKMLYMSGGQINVPVVFRGPNGPAEYLSAQHSQGLQSIYSHCPGLKVVAPSTPADFLGLLKSSIRDNNPVVFLESELMYSLRGEVPEEEYLIPLGKGAVRREGSDVTLIGFSKPIYLLLEAAERLEKEGVDAEVIDLRTLRPLDEELIYRSVEKTNRCVVVDEAWPYASVGSHISWLVSYDCFDFLDAPVELVSQEDVPVPYNHRLELAALPSVDKILEAVKRVTYRS, from the coding sequence ATGATAATGAGTGTTCGGGAGGCGCTGAGACGTGCCCTGGATGAGGAGATGGCCAGGGATGAGAATGTGGTGCTTATTGGTGAGGAGGTGGCGCAGTATCATGGTGCCTACAAGGTAAGCCAGGGTTTGCTGGAGAAGTACGGGCCATTGCGGGTGATCGATACTCCGATTTCTGAAGAGGGATTCACAGGGGTGGGTATAGGGGCAGCTATGGCCGGACTTCGTCCGGTGGTGGAATGGATGACTCTCAATTTTTCCCTTCAGGCGCTGGATCAGACCTACAACAATGCATCCAAGATGCTTTACATGTCCGGAGGGCAGATAAATGTGCCGGTAGTTTTCCGGGGGCCCAATGGTCCGGCTGAGTATCTAAGCGCGCAGCATTCACAGGGGCTGCAATCGATCTATTCTCATTGTCCGGGTCTTAAAGTCGTGGCACCATCCACACCTGCCGATTTTCTGGGTCTTTTGAAGTCATCGATAAGGGACAACAACCCTGTTGTCTTTCTGGAATCTGAGCTTATGTATTCTCTTCGGGGGGAGGTGCCTGAGGAGGAGTATCTGATTCCTTTGGGAAAGGGGGCAGTGAGACGGGAGGGCAGTGATGTAACGCTGATAGGGTTTTCAAAGCCGATTTATCTGCTGCTGGAAGCGGCAGAGAGGCTGGAGAAGGAGGGAGTGGATGCGGAGGTGATTGACTTACGCACACTCAGGCCGCTCGATGAGGAGCTGATATACAGATCGGTAGAGAAGACAAACCGGTGTGTGGTGGTTGATGAGGCCTGGCCTTATGCATCTGTGGGGTCGCATATATCCTGGCTTGTAAGCTATGACTGTTTTGATTTTCTGGATGCGCCGGTTGAGCTTGTTTCCCAGGAAGATGTTCCTGTTCCTTATAATCATCGGTTGGAGCTTG